GCCGCCCGGGGGGCGGGTGTCAGCTCGGAGGGCACGGCCGGGTCAGGAGGGACCGGCCATGGCCGGTAGGGTGTCCGGGCCGACGGGCAACCTGCGCGAAGAGGCCGGGCTGGCCCTGGGTAACCTGCGCCGCTGGTGGTGGCGCCATCTGCTCACCGCCCTGGTGCTGGGAGTGGGCATGGCAGTGTTGCTGCTCGGCCTGGGGTACATCTCCGCCCACGGTCGCCTGCTCAGCCGCGGTTCTCCCCAGGTCCGCCTGCCCTGCCGCCTGGTGATGAGGGTTCCCCCGGCAGTGCGGGTGATGGTCGATCCCGGCCAGCCCGAGAACAACATCCCCCCGACTTACCGGTACGAGAGCGTGTTCTCGGGGGATCTGGCCGCCGCGCTTGAGAAGGTCCAGGTGACGTGGATGGAGGGGGCGGGATCGGTTCCCCTGTTCACCGGCCCGCTGGGCCAGGGGGAGGCGTGGTACGTGGTGCCGGAGGGGCGTCTGGTCGGTGCCCTCACGTGGCGGGCGGGCCGCCCGCCCCGGGCGCCTGGCGAGGTTGCTCTGCCGGCCGAATGGGCACGCCAGGCCGGCGTGGGCGAAGGCGACGTGGTGGAACTGGGGACCGTCGATCCGGGGACCGGGTATCTGCGTGTGGAAGCGTACCGGGTGGTGGGAGTTTACGAGGGGATGGACCCCGTCCTGGCCGTTCCCTTGCTCCCTCTGGCCGGCGAGCGATGGCAGGGGCGCGACTTTGCCCGGGAGCTGAAGGATACCGGGGAGGTGGCCTGGCCCTACCCGAACATTTTGCTGGTCGACTTGCCGCAGTCTTCAACCGGACTGTTTTTCCGCATCCTGGAGAACGAGGAGTACCGCATGGGGGAAATCCTGCGGGCCGGTACCCCCGGGGAAAGGGTGAGCGACCTCACCTGGCGCATGTACGGACCCGTGCAGTCGCTCTTCCCTCTGGTTTTCGTGTTCGCTGGGCTGGGCGTGTTTGCCAGCAGCCTGCTGGCCGTGCTGGACCGTCGCAGGGAGCTGGCCATTCTCAAAGCGATGGGCATACCGGGGGCGCAGATCGGACGGGTGCTGACCCTGGAGGCAGTGGCCGCCGGCCTGGTGGGGTCCCTGCTGGGGTGGGTGGGCGCCGTGCTGCTGCGACCCTGGCTGGTGGGTCCGGGTGGCGCCCCGGTCCCCATCTCGGCGACCATGGTGGCGGGTGCGGTCCTGGCCGTGCTGGTGACCGCGGGGCTGGCGGCGGCAGGGCCTGCAGCCATGGCGCGGGCGGCCACCGTGAACGAGCTCCTGCACGGGCGCACCATCCGCCTGTGGCACCAGCGCGTGGGCGAGCGTGCGGGCGAGCGTGCGGGCGCGAGCCACCCGGGTGCAGTGGCCTCCGCGGAGGGTAACAGACCTGCGGCAGGGGGATACGGCGCGGCTGGCGGGCGGGGCAGGAGGGTGCTCTGATGTTTCTCTTGCTGGGGTTCGTCAATGCCTGGCGCAATCTCTCCCGCAGCGCGGTTGCCCTCATCGGGGTGGCGCTGGCGGCGGCGGTGTTCACCACTTCCCTCTCGCTGGCGGCCGGCTATCCCGCCGGGGCGCAGGCGGAGTATCGTTTCGTCCTGGGAGGAGACGTCCTGGTGTTGCCGGCCCGGTACTGGTTTGCCGATCGGGGGGGAGCGCTGGAGCTGGCGAAGGCTGATGCCGACCTGGCCTTTCCCCTGGCGTACTTCTACCCTGGATCCTTCACGCGCGGGTTCCTGGCCCCGCCGGGAATGCCGGGGATCGTGGACACGGTCGATCTGGCGCGCGAGTTGGGCTTGGGCGCGGCGGCGGGCGCAGGCGCGGGCCGTGCCGCCCGCGGGGAGCGTACCGCCCGCGTGGGACAGGAGGTGGTGCCGTACTGGCTGCTTCCCGCCCGCATCATCCGCCAGGTGATGACCCCGGAGGGGCGGACGGTTCAGATGGGTGTCCCGGTGGCCCTGCGGGGAAGAGAAGTGGCGAAGGACCTGGTCTGGTGGCCGTGCCAGGAGATGGTGCTGGAGGGACGCTACTTCACGCTCGAAGACGAAGGGCAACCGGTGGCGGTTGTCTTCGCAGGGGCGGGGCGGCTGGGCGAGACCCTGACCGTGCGGGTACCTGCCCTGCGCCGGGAGGGTGCTGAGGTGCGGGGGGACGACCGGGGCTCACGGGAGTTCCCCCTGCAGGTGGTGGGGGTGCTCAGGCTCCCCCGTCGCCTGGTCACCGTGAGCCGTGGGGGAGACAGACCGGTGACCGTGCCCGTTTCCTGGCAGCCAGGCGAAATCTTCGTTCCCGCCCGCACCCTGGCCGGGATCTACCGCCACATGACCGGGGAGGAGCTGGACTGGGCGCCGGCCGCCTCGGTGCGACTCACCTCGGTGGCTTACCTGGAGAATGTGACCTCCCGGCTGAACCGGGTTGATCCCCGCTGGGTAGCCCGCAGCGTCCCCCGGCTGCTCGCGGAGGCAGGCAGCGAGGGGCTGGTGCTCCCCGAGGAGTGGCGGCGGGGCCTTAGCGGCTTCGCTTACGGCGGCGGGCAGGGCTTTTCTGCGCTGGCACGGGGGACGCCGGCTCCCCCACCCCCTCCCCAACCGGTGCTTCCCGTCGATCCGGGAGGGGCCGGCATGTACCTCATGTACGCGGTGGCGGGGATGCTGGTGGCGGTGAACATGCTGGTGCTGGTTTCGGGGCGGCAGGAGGAGATGGGGGTGCTGCGGGCCCTGGGCGCCCGCGGCCACGAGATCCTGGCCATGGTGCTGGGGGAATGCCTGGCGATAAGCCTGGTGGGCAGCGGGGTGGCCTTCGGTTTCATCCAGCTTCTGGCCACGTGGAACCTGGTGTCGAACCGGGTGCCCTTGGTTCAGGTGGCGGCAAGTACCCTGGACCACCTGGGGCGGGTGCTGGGGCTGGCTGCCCTCATGGCGGTGGTGTTCGGGCTCATCCCCGCCGGGCGGGCCCTGCGGCGGAGCCCCGTTGACCTGCTCAAGGGCCTCTGACTGACGAGGCTCGATGGAGCGGAGGTGGAAGGATGACCGCGTGCGTTTTGGCCCTGGACGTAGGGAGCACCACCACCAAGGCCACCCTCTTCCGGGAGGAGGGGGAAGGGTGGCAACTGGCCGGGCAGGCCAACGCCCCCACCACGGTGGAACGCCCGGTGGAGGACGTGATGGTGGGGGTGAGGGAGAGCCTCCGCCGCCTGGAGCAGGCTACGGGCGAGATCCTCCTGGACGAAAGAGGGGAGCTCATCCGGCCCCACCAGGGCGACCGGGGCGTGAACCTGGCCGTGGCCACCTCCAGCGCCGGGGGTGGCCTGCAGATGCTGGTGGCGGGGGTGATGCGCGAGATCACGGCCGAGAGCGCCGAACGGGCGGCCCTGGGGGCGGGGGCCATCGTGGTGGACGTGCTGGCCATCGACGACGGGCGCACCCCGGTGGAGAAGGTGCACGCCATCCGCAACCTGCGCCCGGACATGGTGCTGCTGTCGGGTGGGACCGATGGCGGCGGGGTGTCCCACGTGGTGGCCCTGGCTGAGTCCCTGCGGGCGGCCCGCCCCCGGCCCCGATTCGGGGAAGGGTTCCGCCTGCCGGTGGTGTACGCGGGGAACGTGCGCGCCCGGCCTCACGTGGAGGAGCAACTGGGTGCGGATTTCCTGGTTTCCACGGTGCCCAACCTGCGTCCCGTGCTGGAGAGGGAGGAACCGGAGCCGGCCCGGCAGGAGATCCTGCGCCTGTTCCTGGAGCACGTCATGCAGCATGCTCCCGGCTACCCCCGGTTGCTGGAGTGGACGGGGGGGAGCATCCTTCCCACTCCGGTGGCAGCGGGTCACGCCGTGCAGAGGGTGGCAGAGAGATTGCGCAGCAATGTGCTGGCGGTGGACATCGGAGGCGCCACCACCGACGTCTTCTCCGTGGCGGGGGGTGCCTTCCACCGCACCGTCTCCGCCAACCTGGGCCTGGCCTACAGCAGCCCGCACGTGTTCGCCCGGGCCAGCTTCGCCAACCTGGTCCGCTGGCTGCCCTTTTCCGTGTCCGAAGACGAGCTGCGCAACTGGATCGGCAACAAGATGATCCGTCCCACCCTGCTGCCCCAGACGGCGGAGGAGCTCATGGTGGAGCACGCCCTGGCCCGGGAGGCCATGCGCCTCTCCTTCCGCGAGCACCAGCGTCTGGCCAGGGAGCTCAAGGGCGTCCAGATGCAGCGCACCATTGCCGACATTTTCTCACCCCGGCCCTCGGGTGCCCCGGTGGTCGAGATGCGCACGGTGGACGCCATCGTGGGCTCGGGCGGCGTGATATCCCACGCTCCCCGGGGTCAGCAGGCCCTGCTCATGCTGCTGGACGGGCTGGAGCCGGAGGGGATCACCGAGCTTTACTGGGACCGGGGTTTCCTGCTTCCCCACCTGGGAGCCCTGGGGGATGCCGACCCGGACATGGCCATGGGCCTCCTGGACCGGACCCTGGTGCACGTGGCCACCATCATTGCCCCGGTGGCGCCGCGGGCGCGGCCCACCACCCAGATCGCGGAGATGGTGATCAGGCGGCGGGGTACCGTGGGCAGGGAAATCATCCGGCAGGGGGACTTCCGGATCTTCCCCTGGTACCGGGGAGAAGTGCTCGAGGTGGAGCTGCGTCCTGCCCGCACCGTGGACGTGGGCGAAGGACCGGGCAAGCTGGTGCGGGCCCGGTTGGAGGGGGGCGAGTACGGGGTTATCCTGGATGCCCGGGGACGGCCCCTGTCTCCTCCCGAAGATTCCATGGAGCGCCGCGACTGGCTGCTGGGGATCATGCAGTTCCTGGAGGCCTACCCCAAGAGTGCCCTGGACGGCCTGCGGGCCGGCGCCGGGCGGTAGGGCGAGGTGGGCAAGATGAGCGACCAGACTGTCATCAGACGGGAGCGACGTCTCCCCTTCCCGGGAGAGGTGCTGGTGGAAGTGGGCCAGGTGGTGGAGCCCCAGACCGTGGTTGCCCGCACCACCGTGATGCCGGGCATGCCGTATGTGGTGGAGGTGGCCCGCGAGTTGGGGGTCGAACGGGGAGAGGTGGGGCGGTACCTGCTCAAGGTGCCCGGGGAGAGGGTGGCCACCGGTGAGGTTCTGGCCCGGGCGGACAGGGGGTTGGGGGGTGTCCGGGAGTGCCGCAGCCCCTGCGAGGGAGAAGTGGAGACGATCCTGGTGGCCCACGGGCAGGTGCTGGTGCGGGAGGATGCCCGCAAGGCCGCCCCCGTGGTGTGGGTGGATGTGGCCCGTCGCCTGGACGTGCCGCCCCACCGCATGCGCGCTTTCCTCCGGGTCAGGGAGGGGGAAGAGGTCTCCGCGGGCCAGCTCATCGCCCAGGGCATGGAGGGGCTGATGGCAGACCGGGTGTATGCGCCCGCGGGCGGGGTGGTGGAGGCGGTGGATACCCGCACGGGCGGGGTGGCCATCCGCCGGCCCCACCGGCCGGCCGAGGTGGACGCTTACCTGGCGGGGCGGGTGGTGGAGGTCTTCCCCGAATGGGGGGCGGCCGTGGCCGCTCTGGGTCACCAGGTGACGGGCGTGTTCGGCATCGGGGGACAGGCGTACGGCATCCTGCGGGCGGCCGTGTCGAATGCGGAAGAGGTATTGGACGCCGGGGCGATCTCCGACGATGACGCGGGGAAGGTGCTGCTGGGCGGTGCCCTGGTGACCCTGGACGCCCTCCGGCGAGCCCGCCAGGCCGGGGTGCGGGGCATCATCAGCGGGGGTGCCCAGCAGGGGGATCTGGTTGCCTTCACCGGCCGGGAGATGGTGGTGGGGATCACCGGGCAGGAGCCGGTGCTTACGGTGGTGATCACCACCGGGTTCGGCAGGCAGGCCATGGACGCCGGTCTGTTCGCCCTGCTGGCGTCCTGCGGCGGGCGCCCGGTTTCCCTGGACGGCACCACGCAGGTGCGGGCGGGCGCCGTGCGCCCCGAGGTGCTCGTCCCCGTGGAGCCCGCCCCCGCCCCCTGAGCCAGTGCCCCCATCCCTGAGCTGGCGTCCCTGTCGGTTGGACTCCTGTGCCCGGGGGTACCGGGCTGCCTCCGGCTGAGCTACGGCCATGACGCGCGCACAGAGATTGGGCATCGTCGGCATATGTGCCTTCGCTGCGGCGGAGCTTCTCTGCGACCTGGCCCAACTGATCTGGTCCGGGATGCCGCCTTTCGTGCGCCTGCTGGCGCTCGTCCTGATCACCAGGCTGGTGGGTGACTTCTGTTACTGGCGCCTGGAACCGCGACGCCGCACCTGGCTTTACTGGGACGACTACCTGGCCCACCACGTTTTCCCCCACTTCCTGTGGGGTGTGCCCCTGGCAGTGGCCCAGGCGCTGGCGGTCATGTGGTTCGTTTCCGTCTTCTGGGTGCACCTGCTGGCGGTGAGCGCGTTGCCCGCCACCATCCTTTACGTCATAACCCGCTACCTGGACGAACTCGCTGAGGACCGCGGTCACCGTCCCGGCCGCCGCCTGGAACCCTAGCCTGGCTTGGGCGCAATGCGCATCCGTCGGCCCCGCATTGCTTTCAGCCGGACACACAACCGGCAGGAGGGCTGTTCTCCTCGATGACCGCACTCGGGAAGAGGCCGTGGTGGTACTTCGCCAGGCGTGACCTGGCCAGCTTGAAGTACGCGGGGTCGATCTCGAAGCCGATACTGTTCCGTCCCCACAGGCTTGCGGCAAGGTTGGTGGTTCCGGTTCCCATGAATGGATCCAGGACCGTGTCACCCACGAAACTGAACATGCGAACCAGTCTCTCGGCAAGTTCCAGGGGATACGGTGCTGGGTGCTGGGTCGTCGATGCGCCGGGAAGGCTCCATATTTGACTGAACCACGACTTGTGAGCCTGTTCAGGAATCACGCTGAGGATCCTTGCTGCCGGCGTCGGCCTGCGGTACGCACCGGGCTTCCGCTGCATGAGTATGTACTCGATGTCGTTCTTTATGATGGCGTTGGGCTCATAGGGCTTGCCCATGAAACTCGAGCCATTCTGGACTTCGAGTGAAGCGTTTGTAATCTTATGCCATATGATGGGGGCGAGGTTGTCGAAGCCCAACCGTCGACACCTTTCCTGGATGGAGGCGTGAAGCGGCACAACCATATGGCGGCCGTTCGACTTTCGCGACAAGCACACATCGCCTACCACTATGACCAGACGACCACCCTTAACGAGCACCCTAAAGCAGTGCCGCCAGACCAGGTCTAACTGGTCGAGGAACTCCTCATAGTCCTCCACGTGTCCCAACTGGCCAGGCACATCCCTGTATTCCTTTAGAGTCCAGTAGGGAGGAGAGCACACCACCAGATGAACGCTGTCGTCCCGCAGGCGGCTCATGTCCCTGGCATCCCAGAGGCAGAGTGAATGAGTGGTTCTCACGCAGCGTGCTGCCTCTCCCATGCGCTGGATGAGACTGGCATCCTTCGCGATCTTGGGAAGGAGAACTTTCAACTCCCGGGCATCGAGCTTGACGCCTGGGAAGTACCGTGCCACGACTCCCTCCAAAGACAAGTCGGACCACTCGCTCACTGTCTCCTCACGTCCCCCCCTGAATGGACGGGTTGCGAAGTACGGTTTCCTGAACCAGCCTGTCGAACATCGCGTTGAGTTCCGGCTCCGGAGTTATCAGTACCGGCCCCGAACGGAAGTCCACCTCAATCACAGAGAATGCACGTATTGCCTCGTCGAGGCTAACAGGATGGGCCTGTTCCACCGATCATCGCCTCCGCGTACGGCTGGTGCAAGCCGAGCACATCCGACTCTTTCGCTGGCCATTATTCTCCTGGAGACTGGTTGATTCCTGCGGCACCTGGTTATGTGGGTGCGTTCAGGCAGGAGGCCCTGGCACGGGGGGCGAATTACGGTGAGGCGGCCAGCATCCCCGCCAGAGGTGCAGACCGCGCGGAGGCAACGCCCGCCCCACTGCGCAAGTGGGGTGGATGGCGCCCGTCGGGCGGTGCAGAAGGGAGAGGCGGGGTCGTGAGCCCCGGCCTGGAAACGGAGGAAGAGTCATGCCTGCTCTGGAGGAATTCTCGCGGCGACGGCAGGAGCTCATGGCCCGGAGGGCGCGCGCGCCCGGCCTGGAGATCTACGTGGGGATGGGGACCTGCGGTCTGGCGGCAGGGGCCCAGGCCGTTTGGGACGCCGTGGAAGAACAATTGCGCGAGCGGGGCATCTCCGCCCGCCTGGTCCGCACGGGATGCATCGGCATGTGCGAGTCCGAGCCTCTGCTGGACGTGGTGCGGCCGGGCGAGCCCCGCATCACTTACGGAGGGGTTTCGGCGGAAGCGGTGCCCGAGATAGTGGAAAAGCACGTGCTCGGGGGGTATCCCGTGGAAGAGCACGTGATCGGACAGATCACCGATCCCGCCCGCCCCTACCAGGAGCTCCCCTTCTATGCCAAGCAGCGCAGGCTGGTGCTGGCGCGGACGGGGTTCATTGACCCCCGCAGCATCGAGGACTACCTGTCCCTGGGCGGTTACGGGGCGCTCCTCAAGGTGCTCACCTCCATGACGCCCGAGCAGGTCATCGCGCAGGTCACGCGCTCGGGGCTACGCGGGCGGGGCGGGGCCGGCTTCCCCACCGGGCGCAAGTGGGAGGCCACCCGGTCCGCCAACAGCCGCAAGAAGTACGTGGTGTGCAACGGCGACGAGGGTGACCCGGGCGCCTTCATGGACCGCAGTGTGCTGGAGGGCGATCCCCACGCGGTCCTGGAGGGGATTATGATCGCCGCCTACGCCATCGGGGCGGACGAGGGTTACCTGTACATCCGGGCCGAGTACCCCATGGCGGTGCGCCACGTGCGCCTGGCCATCGAGCAGGCGCGGGAATGGGGCCTGCTGGGTGAGTACATCCTGGGCACCGATTTCTCCCTCGACCTGCACGTCAAAGAAGGTGCGGGCGCCTTCGTGTGCGGTGAGGAGACGGCGCTTTTGGCTTCCATCCAGGGAGAGCGGGGCATGCCCCGTCCCCGGCCCCCCT
This genomic interval from Bacillota bacterium contains the following:
- a CDS encoding glutamate mutase L encodes the protein MTACVLALDVGSTTTKATLFREEGEGWQLAGQANAPTTVERPVEDVMVGVRESLRRLEQATGEILLDERGELIRPHQGDRGVNLAVATSSAGGGLQMLVAGVMREITAESAERAALGAGAIVVDVLAIDDGRTPVEKVHAIRNLRPDMVLLSGGTDGGGVSHVVALAESLRAARPRPRFGEGFRLPVVYAGNVRARPHVEEQLGADFLVSTVPNLRPVLEREEPEPARQEILRLFLEHVMQHAPGYPRLLEWTGGSILPTPVAAGHAVQRVAERLRSNVLAVDIGGATTDVFSVAGGAFHRTVSANLGLAYSSPHVFARASFANLVRWLPFSVSEDELRNWIGNKMIRPTLLPQTAEELMVEHALAREAMRLSFREHQRLARELKGVQMQRTIADIFSPRPSGAPVVEMRTVDAIVGSGGVISHAPRGQQALLMLLDGLEPEGITELYWDRGFLLPHLGALGDADPDMAMGLLDRTLVHVATIIAPVAPRARPTTQIAEMVIRRRGTVGREIIRQGDFRIFPWYRGEVLEVELRPARTVDVGEGPGKLVRARLEGGEYGVILDARGRPLSPPEDSMERRDWLLGIMQFLEAYPKSALDGLRAGAGR
- a CDS encoding site-specific DNA-methyltransferase translates to MGEAARCVRTTHSLCLWDARDMSRLRDDSVHLVVCSPPYWTLKEYRDVPGQLGHVEDYEEFLDQLDLVWRHCFRVLVKGGRLVIVVGDVCLSRKSNGRHMVVPLHASIQERCRRLGFDNLAPIIWHKITNASLEVQNGSSFMGKPYEPNAIIKNDIEYILMQRKPGAYRRPTPAARILSVIPEQAHKSWFSQIWSLPGASTTQHPAPYPLELAERLVRMFSFVGDTVLDPFMGTGTTNLAASLWGRNSIGFEIDPAYFKLARSRLAKYHHGLFPSAVIEENSPPAGCVSG
- a CDS encoding ABC transporter permease, whose protein sequence is MFLLLGFVNAWRNLSRSAVALIGVALAAAVFTTSLSLAAGYPAGAQAEYRFVLGGDVLVLPARYWFADRGGALELAKADADLAFPLAYFYPGSFTRGFLAPPGMPGIVDTVDLARELGLGAAAGAGAGRAARGERTARVGQEVVPYWLLPARIIRQVMTPEGRTVQMGVPVALRGREVAKDLVWWPCQEMVLEGRYFTLEDEGQPVAVVFAGAGRLGETLTVRVPALRREGAEVRGDDRGSREFPLQVVGVLRLPRRLVTVSRGGDRPVTVPVSWQPGEIFVPARTLAGIYRHMTGEELDWAPAASVRLTSVAYLENVTSRLNRVDPRWVARSVPRLLAEAGSEGLVLPEEWRRGLSGFAYGGGQGFSALARGTPAPPPPPQPVLPVDPGGAGMYLMYAVAGMLVAVNMLVLVSGRQEEMGVLRALGARGHEILAMVLGECLAISLVGSGVAFGFIQLLATWNLVSNRVPLVQVAASTLDHLGRVLGLAALMAVVFGLIPAGRALRRSPVDLLKGL